TTACGTGTTAAAACACCGGGTGAATATCTCATTATTCATAGAGCTAACTCAGCTAGCATACGTTTTGTCAACAGCGGGAGAACAAAAGTCACATTTACAGACAGAAGTTAAAGTGGTAGTTCAAAAACACTCCCTACTCTTTTGTTATAGCTTTAAATTAATGTACTTTAGTCTAAACTTCCCAAGCACTCACCTGATAACACTGACACAAGGGGGCCGCCATCTTGAATATAATGTCTATGACCTTCTTCCGGTTGTGACCTTCTATTTCCACGAGGGAGGGACTTCACGTGCATGCTTTATATTTCTCCCAGTTTTTCAACCATGTATTGCTCAATTTCACTACTTATATTGCTGTATGCTCATTGTATTGTGGAAATAGAATGTATGTAGCatataatttaaaagaaaaaatttaGTTTATACTTCTAtgtatacatattttatatatttgtatatatatttatattatagaTGTCTAATGTCTTTTATACttattttctacctgtttttattttatttgtatttatctcatGCActgtacacctgacaatgacaaataaaggctattctataCGATTTCCTCATACTCCTTTCTAAAAATATAGACAGGCAATTAAGACAAAATAAATCCAAAGACGGAATTCAAATATCGAGGTTTATTTATCAAAACCATCATACAGAACAAAGGCAATGACTTGAAGCATGACaggaaaagaaaattaaaatttggtctctaaaaaaagtaaaatttaagcaaaaaactaaaacacCATCAGTAACAAATCACTAACTAAAATAACATTTCCACTGTTACACATATCTGACAAACCAAGTGAATATGAACACAGAGTGAATTTGCCTTAGAGCAATTCAACTGATAGAGCATTTTTGACATCAAAGACTTTATGAAATGCTATCTGTTAACAGACGAACAACTTATGCATTCCTATCAATCCTGACATCAATCTCTCTTCCATTCAGGCGATAGCCATTCATGGTCCTGCAGGCGCGCTCTGCGGTTTCAGGGCTGTCGAAGCGAACAACACCACAGCCTTTGGACTTGCCGTTTTCCATCTTAATATCTGCATACTGAACCATGCCTGtagaagacaaagagagggTAAGTACAAATGTTTATGACATGACATACATTGGTTAATGGTTTTGAATTGGACAAAGTAGTCTTACCGCAAGCGTTGAAGGTTTCCTTGAGCATCTTCCAGCCAAAATCGAAAGGCAGCTGAAAAACATCCATTCAAGATTGATTATCATCATTTGTGGAAGgacaattattattttatgtttaacaAACTTCTGGAGAAACACTTACATTTCTGACAAAGATCTGGCATCCCTTCCTGATATTGCTTCCCCCAGTTCCAGGCCCTCCAGCACCCCCAAAGGAATTTCCACCAAATCCACGGTCCATGTCAGCAGAGCGATCAAACTGACCACCAACACTTCCGGATCCCATTCGATCCATGCCAGAGCCCATGCGGTCGAGGCCACCTGAGGGGAAGCGGTCCAGTCCTCCAGTTGAGCCTATGCGGTCGAAGCTGCTGTTCATTCTGTCTAGCCCAGTGTTGCCCATGCGATCCATACCCATTGGGGTGCCAAAGTCCATGCCAGAGCCCATGCGATCCATACCAGATGTGCCTAAGCGGTCAAACCCAGCTGGGCCAAGACGGTCCATGCTGGAGCTCATACGTTCCAAGCCTGGTCCAAGCCTGTCCATGCTGGGCCCCAGCCTGTCGATCCCAGAGCCCATACGGTCAAACCCTGAACCAAGCCTATCCAGGTCAGACACACGGTCCATCCTTTCCATGCCCATGCGGTCCATCCCTCCCATACGGTCCATGCTGGATCCCAAGCGGTCCATTCCAGAGCTCATGCGGTCCATGCCCATGTTGTTTcctataaaacaaaacaaaaaaatacaaacatgaaaaaataattgtAATCACTGTTTAAGATGAGTTTTGCATTCGATCTTATAAGGCTCCTTAGATTAGTTATCACAGACAAATACTAACCCATTCCTCTTTCAAACGACTCTCCAAAATTATTGCGAGACATTCCCATTTCATTCCGCCCAAACTCCCTGTCAAAAGCACCACCAATCCCacggtccatctctgacaatGCAAGAGATGAAACCATTAGAAATGTCCAGCAAAACGCGAAAGTGTTCCACGCTTGCCTTTGAGTAACACCTCAAACATCTCCTTACCATTCATTCTGCCCATTCCTGAAGAACTGAAACGCTCCATGTTGTTCATGCCTCCAAAGTTGTCCATTCCCCCTAGAAGACAAGAAGAAAGTCTTGATGCCAGAAGGAATAAGAGAGAGGCCAAGCATGGAAATGTGTCTTTGCGTACGCCTTGGACAAGACTTTCAAAATGTTCATCATTTGTTTACATATCCATATCTTTTCTaagttacataaaaaaataaatgaaaacttgCATTACTAGGAGTGCCATGTAGTGTATTTCTATTGGCAGAGGCTTTGCCAACCAAAAAGTTAATTTGCACAATCCTGTTGTTGTATGTCTATCAATGGAAGTGATTTCATTTTTGCCCCCAGTCACAATTGTTTCatacctccaccacctccaccacctccacccaTGCGACCTCCCATGTTGCCAAAGCCCATTCCATCCATTCCTAAAAGTGCAAGGGTGATGATTAGCcaaatatttcaaacattttagcAAACATTGAACTAAAAAAATCTGAGCCATTTACCTCCAGGGCCCATGTTGCCCATTCCTCCActaccacctccacctccacctctgtTGAGTTGACCAGCATCAATGGGCTGACCACCCGGTCCAAGGCCCAAACCAATGCCACTCAGGCCACCTGGTGAGAGAATATACACAATTTGAAGAAATGGTGTGCAAGCAGAGGGAGACAGTGGATTAAGTCCTGTAATCATAACTCCAGAGAAACACTCATGTCACATGAACCCAGAATAATTAGTTTAGAAATGAAATGCTCATCATATTTCAGAGGATTCATTGCCATGTACTGACAGGCCACCCAACGATCATGTAAGTTAAATGTTTATGCCAGTCGATGTATTCAAAAGACACTTGTTATAAACTAACAATTGTATACAATTGAAAAATATTGAAGTATACTTACGAGGAAGAGCTGCAGATCTGTCAGGTGGTCCAAAATCTTTGGGCATGGATTTTTCATCCTACAAAAGACCAAATAAAAAGATTCAGACTATGCTCCCTTATCACTGAGCTGATGTCTGGGGTAGTTTTGGATACATACCAGTTTGACGTGCATCACTCTGTTGAATAACAGCTGCCCATTGAACATGGCTTTGGCATCATTAAGGAAAGCACACTTCAGACAATTTTAAACATTATCATTCTACTGAGTTAACATCATTCAGACACTCCAAATTGTTCCATTCAGCTAAGTGTTTTAAGGATACAGACTGCTTGGACTGCTTCAAGTGGCATGTCAAATGTCACGGTGCCCATGCCTCTGCTTTTCCCATCCTTGTCCTCCAGGATGTCAGCCCTCACCACCATGCCTGCCATGCCGAAGACCTCTTTCAGCTTCTTCCAGCCCACTTTATAGTCAAGCTGTAAGTAAAAGACGGATTTCAGAAAAGGTTATTAGCTATCATGGAAGCAGTTTATATTATTTCCgggtgtataaaaaaaaaagcatcacgtagaaataaaaacataagaAACTTTTTCTAAGCCTCACATTGGCCACAAATACAGTGCTCCCAATCCTGCCCGCCTGAAGCCCATGGATGATCTCGTTGGGAATGTTGGGGTTGTTCATCAGACTTGGAGGGATGTTGACTGGGCCATTTGGTCCTGGGCCCATTCGTTCCATATTCATGCGATCCATTCCACCCATTCCTCCAGGGCCTCCTGGGGGGCCTCCGCCTTGCCCCTTGTTGATTTCTCTCTGAGCGATCACACCATCAGGGTCCTGACAAAAAGCATGAAAATGTAACTCGTATgcaacactttgtttttaaactccTTTTTTTGTTAATCTGATCATTCTTGTTGTAACTTACCTCTTTAACTTTCAGGGGCCTGCCATTGAGATTGTGCTTGTTGACCTTTTCCACAGCTTTCTTCATCAGCTCCTCACTCCTAAACTCAACGACACTGACAATAATACACAGTATAAAGTTAACCGTCTGCCTTTTTATAATTTAGAAAACTCTGATTGGATTATACTAGGGTTAACTTCTATAGGATGTCAAAGAATCAATCTGAGATACCACAACCCAAACAATGGAAATTAATAACAGGGTACTTACGCACAACCCTTTGTTGATTGAAGATGGCACAATAAGCCGCACGAGAGGAGTAGAGAAAAATCAAATTAGTTTAAGCAATAGTTTTTATAGGCGTCTTATTTAAAAGATAGTTTACAAAATGTATTTGCATGCATAACAAAATGTTGTACATCACACAAGCCTACAAACTTAGCCACAACTTTGcttgcaaataaaaatgcagtTTCAAGATGTCACAATTTCCACCGTCACTAACACAATGCCATCGGGACTGGAGTATTACGGTACTTTTCCAACACCAAAGGGGCAGAATATCCACAGTAAGACAGGATTCCACACTAAGGTATTGGAGGTAACTTTTCGGTGAAGCGGTGCTACGGATGAGTAATTTTTAACCAACATCTTACAGCCTTCTAACAACCTCTTGCAGGCTGAACTCCTTTGGTTCATGAGGAGCAAATTCAGCATCAAAAAGGACATGTTCAGCTACTGCAATCCCACCGGATTGGCTACATAGAAAGCTGACGACCTGTTATAAAAAGCACCAACCCTCATAAAAGGACCTGAAGTCAGTGCCTCAACGAcaccaaataaaacacaactccTGCGAAGTCACCTTCTCACACGCACACTCCACCAGGTTTGTGAATCAAAAAAGTTCCAACAATGAAAATTAAGGAACCAAAGCTGACAAACACAGGTTTGTCAAGGAATAGTCATgagttttatttgtatgtatttgcaCTTACCCTTGATTTGCCTTCTGCGTCCATTAAGTGTTCCACGTACGTAACATCACCCACTACAAATCAGATTCCAGAGACGACACACACCAAGGGGAGAGAAGCCGAGAGAACAATTGGGGTTTAGAGCAGAAACACGAGTAAGGTGGCCGGTGGCAGTGAGCTCAGACCGCCAGTCCTGAGCCTTCTCCCAGCACCTCTGCAGCAGCACAATATGGTACAGGTCTACAAAAAGCAAGCtaggggttgtttttttttttaagaaaattgCACTTCTCAGCCTGTCCTTGTTGGAAACACCCACACACCAAAGGTAGTGGGCTTGGGACGACAAAAACTGCTGTAACGGCCATCAGCCCTCCTTTTTGGATAGAATGCCGTGAACACCACCTTGAACCTCTAGATGTTTGCCTTAGTAGTTACAAGTAGGAGACAAGTTCAATTCCTCAACCCAGTTTACAGTCAAACCTGTGCTTACTTAATCAAGTATTCCCCTTTAAACCTCAGGCTGATACATCATTCACTCATCATCTGAGCCCAAGAGGAAGCCTGCATTTACAGATATTCAAATTCTTAATGTTGGCACACTCTTGTGGATAAGAAACTTCCCCAGCTGCAAACATGTTCTTGAAGTTGACCTATTCCTGAAACAAACAATGTCAGAATTTAGATCACGTGTTGACCACAGCCGTGTCTCCTTCCCAGATCATGTGTCTGTTCCACTAGACATCACAGACCAAACCTCTAGAGACAAGGACAGTGCATGAGAAGTTGCTATATTTTGTAGACCTGTACCCCAAAGACATCCCCAACGCACAGCTGTGACTGGCACAACATGGAGATCTGCTGAGAAAATATTTGCTTGTCAAGGACActcctaaaaaagaaaaatgcaattTAACTCACAGTCAGTTGTCAGAAAACAAATACCAGGCACTCCTATGAAAGGACTGTACCTTTTTACTGTCATGCTTAAACTTACAGTTAATGCCACTTTAGTGATTTACGTATGATACATCAATCACTTCCAATACACCATACCTTCTAGAACTTTCACACGAGGGACAGCACATGAAAATCCACACAGTTCATATACAAAAGAGAGCTTTTGGCAAAAACATGACAGTCAAAGTTGATGCATCCCCTTCGACCTCTCTGGACAGGTCTCCAAAATTTTGACTGGATCATGAATCACAAGAGCTCGGACATTACTGTTAATTAGATATAGACGAAGAAGAATATTCCCCATTTCTGGGCAAAAGTAAAACACAGTGACATATTCTTTCATGTGTTTCTTGGTGTCATTAGATCAGTTATGGTCACCAGTCATTGCATTTTCACATTAGTGGACTGGCTTTGCTCATGCACAACCTCCACTTCCCAAATACACAAAAGGTGCTTTGATCCCAGTGGCATATGAATTTTCAGTCCGACCTCCGAATCTGAAGCAATTCGTGCAAATCTGCAGCAGCACCTTAGTTGACGGACAAGTAGGAGGGACCTCATCCAAAACTATCGTTCCAAATAACTCCCACAAGATTACAACCATTGAGCTTCCACTTAAGACCCTGCGCAAATAACCATAAGcacttcagagctgcagtggtcaAAACCAAATTGCCCTGGGTGCTCTCACTTTTACACCCATAGCTGAATGAATCCCTTTTACAAACATGTTACCTTTTTCTTTCATCAGATCCTTGAGGGCTTGCCATTTCACATCGTATGGGATGTTGCTGACAAACACACGGTATCTTCTGTTGGCGTTTCCATAGGGTTCGTAGcgccctcctccacctctcttctGGGGCCTCTCCTTCCTACTCGAGTTGGGCTCATGCTTGGCTTTCCCGTTCACCTCTCTGAGTATAGAAATAAATGAATTGGAAATTATTAATATTCGAATAGACTTATGTTAATGTGCTTTTCCAATTAAACCCAGGCATAAAGGCTAGAGCACACATTCATTCTGGTGTGTCTAAACTTAAAGGCGGCAAGCAGGGACGACTGAAGCGAAAGTCTCCACGTATTGCTAAAGCATTTTAAATGCAATCTCAAATACTAATGCACTacaattttagataactttaagtTGTTAATACACATTTTGGTAAAGCTTTTCAAATTTGGTCGAGAGTACTTAAGTAAACAAAGTCCATAACTGAGAGCTTGGGTTTGTCTGCTAACACATTACGCACAGTGTAGCCGCATGGCAAGGCCGCTTCTTGGACACCGTGGTTCTACGTTGCTCTAAAATATATCCCCACGTTAACTACATATCTAATATTGATTACGTATGCAAAACAAATTATTAGTCATTAGAAAGTTTGCCAATAAAGCTAGGAAAGTTATATTACTTTCAGTTAAGTAAAGGGAATCCTCATCCCTAAACACAGACGAGGCCTACACACTCCTCGGCACCTAACATCTAACAAACACAGTTTAATCAAATTGTGTTATATTTGCATGATCATAATTTATCCCAGTTAACATTGCAAGTCGCTGGCCAACATGTGAAATTCCCGGGAGCAGATATTTGGCCATGTTTGCTATTGTTAGATAACAGTTAGCATTAGCTGGCTACAAGGTGCCAACAAAGGAATCTATGGGATGAATGGACTCACCCCTGCTGCTgcggcggctgctgctgctgctgaggaggaGGCTGCTGGCCTGCTGTCTCGGTGGGGATCTCGACCTGCTCGCTGGACATCTTTCTGCGTGGTTCGGTGTTTTTTGCTGAATAAAATAAGAGTAGTCGCAAATaatatttgattaaaaagaCGCGCGAATCGTCTACCCCTGGGACCAACTTTTACGCACGACAGCGACCACTTCTTTAACTCCGGTTAAGGAAAATGGCGGAGGGAGCAATCTGCGATCACGTACAATGAAACCAGTGGTTTTTAAACCAGGATCCACTTCCGGTGTCCCCTTTCAAAGTAACAGTTCTAATGGTGTATTCAAAACAACAGTGCCTGACCTCTGTAGTGATTTCCTGATCAGATACATGTAcatgagattttttaaatctcattattaactccattactaacaatttaaatcaatatttagtgaattggtgttctttagttctcacagatcatagttcaatgaggataattcactcatttcttttatgaaaattcatgttaaaacttttttttatgtacatttgaaagtgaTTGGGGTGTAACCATAGACTACAAATAAAAAGGGtgtaacacagttgcaaagaaacattttgtatttgacacttttgaccccttttagcctccactttgactgcagggtcaaattgacccacgatcAGTATCtatttataaacacacaggggtggttgcaaatgtgtgaaattaactattttcattgtatatgttgttcacgctaactaagccaagcagaagaagtctcatagtaaaaaaataattttaacattttagatttttgaactttcaAATGGGTCAATTttacctgcaacataacaggagggttaatataaCGTAAAAGCACACACTTCCTTTGGATTCTGAACTCATACCTCCAGCTTTTTTTTAGTCTGATTTCTAGGGATTTCCAAAACCCAATACATAGAACTGTTATTAATAGGGGGAAATGCCTTGTGGagacttttttttgtcctttcaaaaaaaaagaaagtgcttAATCTCAAAATTATTTTGTGTAGCCCAGTTGTCCTATAAGCCTACTAAGGTATTAGGaaggattgatggattgaaGTGTAATTAGTGGGGATCATTATAAGGGGGTACAGAAAAGGTTTTGTGAAAACCCACATCCtttgctgtctctttaaataataTCATAATGGGGACCAATCAAATTTGATCACTTATATCTTTATATAAAGAAGTTGCATTTGTAGGGTGGCCCTGaagggaaaaacacaacaaatacattattcaaatggtggaatgaaaaaaCCTACAAAAGTGAATTCATCCAAGCAGCTatttcaatctaaatgttatggGTGTGAATCCCACTAAGGGCTTCCAATGTGCGATGAAAAGGGAAcagtttcctcacaatgtggttgagCTGTACTTTTAACTATAACAGagtggtggaatgaaaagacctaaacAGACAAGCACTTCCAAGGTTTCGATTCCCCCCATGTACTTTCCATaggagatggaaatgaaacactttcctcacacacTGTCCATGAGCTCTGCTTTTGAACTACTAAATAGAACTGGAGAAATGAAAATACCTACAAAAGTAGGTTCATCCAAGCAGCCCTGTGGTTTAAAAgataggcctgctacctttcaatctgatggttctggaTTCAAATTCCACTAAGACTTCCAATgtaagatgaaaataaaacagtttcatCACAATGTGGTTGACCAGTGCTTGTAAACCTCCTCAACAAAATGGTGGaattaaaaggacaaaaaagGCATGCACTGCTAGGaagctctgtggtgttgtggatATGACTGTTGCATTTTCGTGCAAGGATCCTGGGTTCAGGTCCCTGACTGGCATACAGGACTAAATGACACTTTGTACATATTAGGAAAAAGGAGTAATGATTGGTGTGAAAGGTGTGGAGTGAGTGAGAATGTTGAGCATGTGATTTTGAACTGTAGCAGGTATGCAGCTGATTGAGAGCAGTTCTAGGAGGGGGTTAGAGCAGCAGGACCATAGTGGAGTCTCACCGGACTGCtggggacagagggagaggcagaagGTGTAAGAGCAGTCAGGAGGGCGCTCTTTGTTTTCCTATCGGACACACGACTGATAGGAAGAATTTAATGAGGAATTGACATGATGATACACACTTGtgcagtaggtggcggtatgcaCCTAAAAGCTGTTTGCGATCCGCcattaaacacaaagaagaagatgatgagagGAGCAGCGCATGCGCAGCGACGACAGCGGGACGGATGTAGTGCTACTTTAGCTCACGTAGCACGAACAATGGCCTGTATATTTTCTTATTAACAATCTGTGCCGCTTTTACCAACAGTACAGAACGTCCAGtgtaatattataataatatatttcaCTAAATCCCAAACTGGCCACCTACGGCCCTGTGTAAAGGTTACGTTGCTTTGAAATGGTCACGTCGGCATTAGCCTTTAGCTCGGAGCGATAGTTCATTACTGACAGTACGAAGGAGAATTAATGAAAAGTATCTGGCTTTAAGAGGACGTAAACAGCGTTAATTAGCAACACACTGCAGTCATGACTACTGGTGCTGATGTGAGGGATATTCTGGAGCTGACGGGTGGGGACAATGACGGTCCCATCAGCAAGAAAGATCTCATCAACTCAGATAAGGTGAGAGATAAGATTCACAATAAcgatgcttgtgtttgtgttcagaagTTATCAGAAGGTAGAATCATACGAACAGATTTCGTTCAGCTGTCAGGATGTGGTGGAGAAATATGTGGCAAAGTGGGGAGACTGTTTGGTATACATTGGTAATGTGGATTGAGCTTGAACTGAGGCATACATGCTGTATAGAATTGTACTGCTGCTATTAAAGTGGAGTAGATGATggtgcatgtttgttttctgttttttttaaccgtgGGTTTtggtttcaattattattaattaaatgtgtttatttctatttaactgttcatttatttattattatttcatttatatattttgtttcatgtaaaaaaaatagatattgGTTGTTCACCCAAATGTGATAAGTCTaatgtaaaaatcaataaaatactaattacaaaaaataagtttgaactcttatgtatatatttttttctatatagCTTTATAATTTATCCTATTGTACATTTTATATAGTTTATTTGTGTAAATGTTTAGAATTATAAGTTTAATTCTATTGGTTACTTTCTTATAGTTATATACATTACGTTAGACTATTTCTTTTTGAGGCATCTGGAGGACTGCTCCTTACAAATTTCACTGTTACACcgtaacaatgacaataaagatatcttAGATCTTAAACTGTGTTCAAAATCATAAGCCCACGTCATTCTCACAACAAGAACTTGAAATGATAATGATGTCCTGAAGTGTTCACCAATTTCTCCATCACCTGTCTTAGAAAAAATCCAAGAAGTCAACAGAAACACTGACCTTTAAAAGACCAGAGGGGATGCACAGAGAGGTCTACGCTCTGCTCTACTCAGATAaaaagtatgtgtgtttgtgttttctcactGTATTCCTGAACGCACTCATTCTTTTGTATCCCTGCCCTCTCAAagacttgtgttttgttttctcatggTTACCAGAGATGCACCCCCTTTGCTGCCAAGTGATACCACTCAGGGCTACAGGACAGTCAAAGCCAAGCTGGGCTGTAAAAAAGTTCGTCCCTGGAAATGGATGCCCTTCACCAATCCAGCTCGCAGGGATGGAGCTGTTTTCCACCACTGGAGACGAGTGGCAGAGGAGGGCAAAGACTACCCTTTTGCCCGTTTCAATAAGGTATTAATGACTCCTCCTGGTCCTGTGATAGTGTTACAATTTTGCTTCATTGAACTAAACACTTACAGAAAACAAGCAATTTGGTCAGGTTTATTTTTGGCAACCAGTCTTCTGTCATTTATGTCTATTTGATGTAATGCTTGTGTACTCTTTTTAGTTAACCAACCCTgattctctttatttctctcattGGTTTTAATAGACAGTGCAGGTACCGGTTTATTCGGAGCAGGAGTATCAGATGCATCTGCATGACGATGGTTGGACTAAAGCAGAGACAGACCACCTGTTTGACCTGTGCAAACGCTTCGACCTGCGCTTCGTAGTTGTCCATGATCGCTACGATTACCAGCAGTACAGAGTAATTACAGAGTCACTTATCAAAAATGCACACCGCCTCCTTCAGAGTAGAAGTGTTTCAAATTGATAAAATGGTAAATAGAAGTTCATATCCTCAGCGTAAATTTCTCCTATAACGCTTTCAGAAACGCTCAGTGGAGGACCTGAAGGAACGCTATTATAATATTTGTGGAAAGCTGACAAAGGTTCGAGCAGCAACAGGGACGGAGCCAAAGATCTATATTTTTGATGCTGGCCATGAAAGACGTCGGAAAGAACAACTGGAAAAGCTGTTCAATCGCACACCTGAACAAGTAAGTAATATTCTCATTTAAGCTTGATTATTTTTCAGTGGTAGTTTTTTAGTGGTATCATAGTTTTAATATTGTCCAGCCAATGTAAGAGGCATGCCAACAAACCACATATAAATGTTATCGTTAATCCGTTATTTCCTTTTCGGAATAATGTAAGAGAATTTCAAACATTATTGACAAAGCTGGTAAGATGTTTGCCAACCTTTTGGATCTTGAGATTGCACTTCTCTTGGTTTTCCTGCAGGTGGCAGAAGAGGAATATCTTATTCAGGAGCTAAGGAAGATTGAGACTAGAAAGAGGGAGCGGGAGAAGAAGGCCCAGGATCTACAAAAGCTCATTAAAGCAGCCGACACAACCACAGAGTTAAGGCGAGCGGAAAAGAGGGTTTCTAAGAAGAAGCTCCcacaaaaaagagaaactgaaaAACCGGTAAGAAATGCAACAACGCTATAGGAGCAATGCTGGTGAAGAAAGCCTGCAAAAATACATAAGAATGAGAGattcagtgtttgatttttcccattataagtagtttcattcatgtttttgtttttaattccagAGTAGTCTCGTAAGTCGTTTTTTATCAgtttatgtttcttttctttcatttaggCCGTTCCAGAGACAGCAGGCATCAAGTTCCCTGACTTCAAATCAGCGGGAGTCACTCTGCGCAGTCAGAGGGTGAGTAAAGTTTGATGTGATTGAGGTGCAAAACTACAAATAGTGTTCTAAATCTCCAATCTACAACGTCAGGTTTCCCTTAAACTCCCAGTGAAgagcttaaaaaaacatctgaaaaataacaaacagaatCTACAATAGTAGAAGCAATCTAAAAGTTCtgtgtgaggaacttttaaatACAAAGCTGAAGTTTAATGTATtggatacaaaaataaaatttttaaagtaaaatttttAAAACTGTTCCTTGAACTTCCATTAGTATTAAAACAATTTTAGCAAAACTTGACCCTGTAGTTGATGTATGTGAGAAGCCAGAGTGTCGTACTTGAGCTGGCTATCTCTCATTAGCACTGAGATGATTAATTCTGGAAGCGACTATCTAATATCTGTAAGACTTAGCAGGGGTACTCTTATTCATCTT
The genomic region above belongs to Notolabrus celidotus isolate fNotCel1 chromosome 2, fNotCel1.pri, whole genome shotgun sequence and contains:
- the hnrnpm gene encoding heterogeneous nuclear ribonucleoprotein M isoform X1, yielding MSSEQVEIPTETAGQQPPPQQQQQPPQQQGEVNGKAKHEPNSSRKERPQKRGGGGRYEPYGNANRRYRVFVSNIPYDVKWQALKDLMKEKVGDVTYVEHLMDAEGKSRGCAVVEFRSEELMKKAVEKVNKHNLNGRPLKVKEDPDGVIAQREINKGQGGGPPGGPGGMGGMDRMNMERMGPGPNGPVNIPPSLMNNPNIPNEIIHGLQAGRIGSTVFVANLDYKVGWKKLKEVFGMAGMVVRADILEDKDGKSRGMGTVTFDMPLEAVQAVSMFNGQLLFNRVMHVKLDEKSMPKDFGPPDRSAALPRGLSGIGLGLGPGGQPIDAGQLNRGGGGGGSGGMGNMGPGGMDGMGFGNMGGRMGGGGGGGGGGMDNFGGMNNMERFSSSGMGRMNEMDRGIGGAFDREFGRNEMGMSRNNFGESFERGMGNNMGMDRMSSGMDRLGSSMDRMGGMDRMGMERMDRVSDLDRLGSGFDRMGSGIDRLGPSMDRLGPGLERMSSSMDRLGPAGFDRLGTSGMDRMGSGMDFGTPMGMDRMGNTGLDRMNSSFDRIGSTGGLDRFPSGGLDRMGSGMDRMGSGSVGGQFDRSADMDRGFGGNSFGGAGGPGTGGSNIRKGCQIFVRNLPFDFGWKMLKETFNACGMVQYADIKMENGKSKGCGVVRFDSPETAERACRTMNGYRLNGREIDVRIDRNA
- the hnrnpm gene encoding heterogeneous nuclear ribonucleoprotein M isoform X6 → MSSEQVEIPTETAGQQPPPQQQQQPPQQQGEVNGKAKHEPNSSRKERPQKRGGGGRYEPYGNANRRYRVFVSNIPYDVKWQALKDLMKEKVGDVTYVEHLMDAEGKSRGCAVVEFRSEELMKKAVEKVNKHNLNGRPLKVKEDPDGVIAQREINKGQGGGPPGGPGGMGGMDRMNMERMGPGPNGPVNIPPSLMNNPNIPNEIIHGLQAGRIGSTVFVANLDYKVGWKKLKEVFGMAGMVVRADILEDKDGKSRGMGTVTFDMPLEAVQAVSMFNGQLLFNRVMHVKLDEKSMPKDFGPPDRSAALPRGLSGIGLGLGPGGQPIDAGQLNRGGGGGGSGGMGNMGPGGGMDNFGGMNNMERFSSSGMGRMNGNNMGMDRMSSGMDRLGSSMDRMGGMDRMGMERMDRVSDLDRLGSGFDRMGSGIDRLGPSMDRLGPGLERMSSSMDRLGPAGFDRLGTSGMDRMGSGMDFGTPMGMDRMGNTGLDRMNSSFDRIGSTGGLDRFPSGGLDRMGSGMDRMGSGSVGGQFDRSADMDRGFGGNSFGGAGGPGTGGSNIRKGCQIFVRNLPFDFGWKMLKETFNACGMVQYADIKMENGKSKGCGVVRFDSPETAERACRTMNGYRLNGREIDVRIDRNA
- the hnrnpm gene encoding heterogeneous nuclear ribonucleoprotein M isoform X7, yielding MKKAVEKVNKHNLNGRPLKVKEDPDGVIAQREINKGQGGGPPGGPGGMGGMDRMNMERMGPGPNGPVNIPPSLMNNPNIPNEIIHGLQAGRIGSTVFVANLDYKVGWKKLKEVFGMAGMVVRADILEDKDGKSRGMGTVTFDMPLEAVQAVSMFNGQLLFNRVMHVKLDEKSMPKDFGPPDRSAALPRGLSGIGLGLGPGGQPIDAGQLNRGGGGGGSGGMGNMGPGGMDGMGFGNMGGRMGGGGGGGGGGMDNFGGMNNMERFSSSGMGRMNEMDRGIGGAFDREFGRNEMGMSRNNFGESFERGMGNNMGMDRMSSGMDRLGSSMDRMGGMDRMGMERMDRVSDLDRLGSGFDRMGSGIDRLGPSMDRLGPGLERMSSSMDRLGPAGFDRLGTSGMDRMGSGMDFGTPMGMDRMGNTGLDRMNSSFDRIGSTGGLDRFPSGGLDRMGSGMDRMGSGSVGGQFDRSADMDRGFGGNSFGGAGGPGTGGSNIRKGCQIFVRNLPFDFGWKMLKETFNACGMVQYADIKMENGKSKGCGVVRFDSPETAERACRTMNGYRLNGREIDVRIDRNA